The Ammoniphilus oxalaticus genome contains a region encoding:
- a CDS encoding DUF3885 domain-containing protein, protein MKIKEYIATFFPGLILRPSLYHQWDIGIHFELAAEGMYQFTDDGELNMNRFRCVYTQAISIFNELFGEKDEVYLVTNVYASKSSRKRGRPNIYDRFVKNKSLKFNVMLESLPYVFPDEDDANQYYTSRYSLKCRKYDLDYRRIAQAACNEDFPSLRPRFSAKYFLYYPDVFFVNATKNVILFIYDDRGCEVVATEKERIRPIYEKYRDLISEYDRERAERLFDDV, encoded by the coding sequence GTGAAAATTAAGGAATACATAGCTACCTTTTTCCCCGGTTTAATCTTGAGGCCGAGTCTGTATCATCAATGGGACATAGGGATTCATTTTGAACTAGCGGCGGAAGGAATGTATCAGTTTACGGATGACGGCGAGCTAAACATGAATCGGTTTAGGTGTGTGTATACTCAGGCGATCTCGATTTTTAACGAACTTTTTGGGGAGAAGGACGAAGTCTATCTTGTTACCAATGTATACGCGAGCAAGAGCAGTAGAAAGAGGGGCCGTCCGAACATTTACGATCGTTTTGTGAAAAATAAAAGTCTTAAGTTTAATGTCATGCTTGAGAGTTTACCTTATGTATTTCCTGATGAAGACGATGCAAATCAATACTATACGTCTCGTTATTCATTAAAATGTCGTAAATATGATCTTGATTACAGACGAATCGCGCAGGCGGCTTGTAATGAGGATTTTCCATCGCTAAGACCGAGATTTTCGGCAAAATACTTTTTATATTATCCCGACGTATTTTTTGTTAATGCCACGAAAAATGTGATCTTGTTTATTTACGATGATCGAGGCTGTGAAGTGGTTGCAACGGAAAAAGAGCGCATTCGACCAATCTATGAAAAATATCGTGACTTAATTAGTGAGTATGATCGGGAGAGGGCTGAACGACTATTTGATGATGTTTAG